A single window of Leptospira koniambonensis DNA harbors:
- a CDS encoding YraN family protein: MRPGSKRNILKGKEGENIAVELLCEQGHKILERNFRIQKGEIDIISEKENVLYFTEVKYWAKTSPLHPLEIFTKVKIRRMKTAAQYYLSRNVSFRDHFVSFSLALITEKRELKYYLNLF; this comes from the coding sequence ATGAGACCTGGATCTAAACGAAATATTCTAAAAGGAAAAGAAGGAGAAAATATTGCGGTAGAGCTTCTTTGTGAGCAAGGTCATAAGATCTTAGAAAGAAACTTCCGGATCCAAAAGGGAGAAATCGACATAATCAGTGAGAAAGAAAACGTCCTTTATTTTACGGAAGTGAAGTACTGGGCCAAAACTTCTCCGCTTCACCCCTTAGAAATATTCACGAAAGTCAAGATCCGCAGGATGAAGACGGCAGCTCAGTATTATTTGAGCAGAAACGTTTCCTTTAGAGATCATTTTGTCTCCTTCTCCCTGGCTTTAATAACTGAAAAAAGGGAACTGAAATATTATCTTAATCTATTCTAA
- a CDS encoding HD-GYP domain-containing protein — protein sequence MKKLNVSELKPGMRFTKPVYLDKENLFITSNTPITDSDLERLKRFGITEVLTHGDILVIDVDPERLETQLEDFIISTIVDEDLLPLKGIYDNLNRIKVQFSNLYKNTFALVQDVYRKVADDKIFDFGPVREQGEALSDFVRTHNNLSYLILGMNNPGYYLYNQITTSTFYALIIGKLLDFSRPKMVDLAISCLVADVGMTKVPATISEKTDQLTDEEYKSILKHTIIGYQVLTQRVKIKNSLAVVALQHHERFDGKGYPQKIAATAIEENARIYAIADNFSALITNRPHRQRVLPHEAIKSMISMDVGKFDLKIVRTFLNQVSLYPVGSCVELSDKRVGIVLAANADKPLRPSIRIIKDEYGTFVRNLVLVDLVKENHLFIVKALDLQEATVNS from the coding sequence ATGAAAAAATTGAACGTGTCCGAATTGAAGCCGGGTATGAGATTTACAAAGCCCGTATATCTGGACAAAGAAAATCTGTTCATCACTTCCAATACTCCAATCACTGATTCGGATCTGGAACGTTTGAAAAGATTCGGTATCACCGAGGTATTAACCCACGGAGATATCTTAGTTATAGATGTGGATCCTGAAAGATTGGAAACTCAATTAGAGGATTTTATCATCTCTACAATCGTGGATGAGGACCTACTTCCTCTGAAGGGGATCTACGATAACCTGAACCGTATTAAGGTACAATTTTCCAATCTATACAAAAATACTTTCGCACTCGTACAAGACGTTTATAGAAAAGTTGCGGATGATAAGATATTTGATTTTGGCCCGGTGAGAGAGCAAGGAGAGGCGCTCTCTGACTTTGTAAGAACTCACAATAATCTTTCTTATCTGATCCTTGGAATGAATAACCCAGGGTATTATCTATATAATCAGATCACTACTTCTACATTCTATGCTTTGATCATTGGAAAACTTTTGGACTTCTCGCGTCCTAAAATGGTAGATCTTGCGATCTCCTGTTTAGTTGCAGATGTGGGGATGACAAAGGTTCCTGCAACCATTTCCGAAAAAACGGACCAACTCACCGACGAAGAATACAAATCTATCCTAAAGCACACGATCATAGGCTATCAGGTTTTGACCCAAAGAGTCAAAATTAAGAATAGTTTGGCGGTTGTAGCTTTACAACACCATGAACGTTTTGATGGAAAGGGTTATCCTCAGAAGATCGCAGCAACTGCAATCGAAGAGAATGCTCGTATTTACGCAATCGCAGATAATTTTTCTGCATTAATTACAAACAGACCTCATAGACAAAGAGTTCTTCCTCACGAAGCAATCAAATCCATGATCAGTATGGATGTGGGTAAGTTCGACCTAAAGATAGTAAGAACTTTCTTAAACCAAGTTTCCTTGTATCCTGTAGGTTCTTGTGTGGAACTTTCAGATAAAAGAGTGGGGATCGTTCTCGCTGCAAATGCGGATAAACCTTTAAGACCTTCTATTCGTATTATAAAAGACGAATATGGGACTTTTGTGAGAAACTTGGTACTAGTGGATCTGGTAAAAGAAAATCATTTATTCATCGTCAAGGCTCTCGATCTACAAGAAGCTACTGTAAACTCTTAA
- a CDS encoding EscU/YscU/HrcU family type III secretion system export apparatus switch protein: protein MDCVKFGIALKFTPDENKGPKILAKGEGLLGEKIKGVAKRHGVPIVEDAPLAEALSPIPVGQEIPENLYRAVAGVFAFVLSQKAEATREFEK, encoded by the coding sequence ATGGACTGCGTGAAATTCGGAATCGCCCTAAAGTTTACACCGGACGAGAATAAAGGCCCCAAAATCCTAGCTAAGGGAGAAGGTCTATTAGGTGAAAAGATCAAGGGTGTGGCTAAGAGACACGGAGTTCCTATAGTGGAGGATGCTCCTTTGGCCGAGGCACTTTCTCCGATACCGGTAGGACAAGAAATTCCGGAAAATTTATACAGAGCGGTTGCGGGTGTTTTTGCTTTCGTACTCAGCCAAAAAGCGGAAGCAACAAGGGAATTTGAAAAATGA
- a CDS encoding ribonuclease HII → MPLANFEPEELKFFPDHLPCGIDEAGRGPYAGPLSVGFVSFTPEVLERIYAGQILKGLNDSKKLSESKRESLFQEIQETAHRVAHAFLSHTYIDRYGINRAVLEGILKCYRKASQAPIESNGRKLLLLIDGNYNFSKYKESEEVKRQSYYYKKGDSRIASIAAASIIAKVKRDRFMKAIAPKFPGYGFEGHKGYGSAGHEEAIRNLGLARIHRRSFTKKFHASDPSSQSD, encoded by the coding sequence ATGCCTCTTGCAAATTTTGAACCGGAAGAATTAAAATTTTTTCCTGATCATCTTCCTTGCGGGATAGACGAAGCAGGAAGAGGTCCTTATGCAGGTCCTTTATCTGTAGGATTTGTTTCCTTCACACCAGAAGTTTTAGAAAGGATCTATGCGGGTCAGATCTTAAAAGGGCTGAACGATTCCAAAAAACTATCTGAATCAAAACGTGAATCTTTGTTTCAAGAAATACAGGAAACTGCCCACAGAGTCGCCCACGCATTCTTATCCCATACCTATATAGATCGTTACGGGATCAACAGAGCAGTATTAGAAGGTATACTGAAATGTTATAGAAAGGCCTCCCAAGCTCCGATAGAAAGTAACGGAAGAAAACTTCTGCTCTTAATAGACGGAAACTATAATTTTTCCAAATACAAGGAATCGGAAGAGGTAAAACGCCAGTCTTACTATTATAAAAAAGGGGATTCCAGGATCGCAAGTATCGCGGCCGCATCCATTATCGCAAAAGTAAAACGAGATCGTTTTATGAAAGCGATTGCTCCTAAGTTTCCTGGTTATGGATTCGAAGGGCATAAAGGATACGGAAGCGCGGGACATGAAGAAGCAATCCGGAATCTGGGACTAGCAAGAATCCACAGAAGATCTTTTACTAAAAAATTCCATGCTTCCGATCCCTCCTCCCAATCCGATTGA
- the rplS gene encoding 50S ribosomal protein L19: MKELLKGGLPTEANRTLNFNVGDTVKVHYKIQESGKERVQVYEGVVISISNGGNGKSFTVRRISYDVGVERVFPLYSPRIAKIELVRKGKVRRSKLFFLRERSGKSARIRELKGGKILVAEDRKRQTAEEAKASAATAETTAAE, encoded by the coding sequence ATGAAAGAACTTTTAAAAGGCGGACTTCCTACAGAAGCAAATCGTACCCTAAACTTCAATGTTGGGGATACTGTAAAGGTCCATTATAAAATCCAAGAGTCCGGTAAGGAAAGGGTCCAGGTTTACGAAGGAGTTGTGATCTCCATCTCTAACGGCGGAAACGGAAAATCTTTTACTGTTCGTAGGATCTCTTACGATGTAGGTGTTGAGAGAGTATTCCCGCTATATTCTCCTCGTATTGCTAAAATTGAACTAGTCCGTAAAGGTAAGGTTCGTCGTTCTAAACTATTCTTCTTAAGAGAACGTTCCGGAAAATCTGCTCGTATTCGCGAGTTGAAAGGCGGAAAAATCTTAGTAGCAGAAGATAGAAAACGCCAAACTGCAGAAGAAGCAAAAGCTTCTGCTGCGACTGCGGAAACTACTGCCGCAGAATAA
- the trmD gene encoding tRNA (guanosine(37)-N1)-methyltransferase TrmD, translating to MKFNFITLFPTKVEAYFSEGLQEKAIQKGVFSVNIIHLRDFSNNKHLKVDDTPYGGGPGMLLKVEPIDLALKSLGEDRGLVILTTPSGIPFDQNVAEKLSKLEKPITLISGYYEGVDHRVTEHLVDIELSLGNYVISAGDLASLCITDAVSRLLPGFLGDRESLEEESHNERDVLEYPQYTKPSEYNGWKVPETLLGGNHAAIESWRNANRKKVDPDITRNL from the coding sequence ATGAAATTTAATTTTATTACCTTATTCCCCACAAAAGTAGAGGCTTACTTTTCAGAAGGACTACAGGAGAAGGCCATCCAAAAGGGAGTGTTCTCCGTTAATATAATACATCTTAGAGACTTCTCCAATAATAAACATCTAAAGGTAGACGATACACCTTATGGTGGAGGTCCTGGAATGCTTTTAAAAGTAGAGCCTATAGACCTAGCATTAAAGTCACTGGGAGAAGATAGAGGACTTGTAATTCTTACAACTCCATCCGGAATTCCATTCGATCAGAACGTTGCGGAGAAACTTTCCAAGCTCGAAAAACCAATCACTCTTATATCAGGATATTATGAAGGAGTGGATCACAGGGTAACAGAGCATCTTGTTGACATAGAACTGTCCCTTGGAAATTATGTAATTTCAGCCGGAGATTTGGCTAGCCTCTGTATTACGGATGCTGTGTCCAGGCTTTTGCCCGGCTTTTTAGGCGACCGAGAGAGCCTGGAAGAAGAATCTCATAACGAACGGGATGTTTTAGAATATCCACAATATACGAAACCTTCCGAGTACAATGGCTGGAAGGTTCCTGAAACTCTCTTGGGCGGAAACCACGCGGCGATCGAATCTTGGCGCAACGCCAATCGAAAGAAAGTCGACCCTGATATTACGAGGAATTTATGA
- the rimM gene encoding ribosome maturation factor RimM (Essential for efficient processing of 16S rRNA) codes for MTETRILTGHLGKPFGLKGFIRLVAEDSSVPELKFPLQAVLEFPSRQPVPIKILKSSIQSGKILLQLEGINSPEEASSLTGGKLYIDRSHFPKSKNEEYYLFELKGLKAISEDGKELGWELVDILENPAHSILVFQTEDSEVLVPYVKKHVGKVLLEEGKIVLISPEDWNEI; via the coding sequence TTGACTGAGACTCGAATCCTAACTGGACATTTAGGAAAGCCCTTCGGACTGAAGGGTTTTATCCGATTGGTTGCAGAGGATAGTTCTGTCCCGGAACTTAAATTTCCCCTCCAGGCCGTATTAGAATTTCCTTCTAGACAACCTGTTCCCATTAAAATCCTTAAATCCTCGATACAGTCGGGAAAGATACTTTTACAGTTAGAAGGTATTAATTCTCCGGAAGAAGCTTCTTCCTTAACTGGTGGCAAACTGTATATCGATCGTTCTCATTTTCCAAAATCCAAAAACGAAGAATATTATCTATTCGAGTTAAAAGGCTTAAAAGCTATCTCTGAAGATGGGAAAGAACTTGGTTGGGAATTGGTAGACATTTTAGAAAATCCTGCACATTCTATTCTAGTCTTTCAAACAGAAGATTCTGAGGTTTTAGTTCCATATGTGAAAAAACATGTAGGAAAAGTACTCTTAGAAGAAGGTAAGATCGTTTTAATAAGTCCTGAGGATTGGAATGAAATTTAA
- a CDS encoding KH domain-containing protein, with amino-acid sequence MEELIRYIVTSLVDHPEEISVREIEGDEQTVLELRVSPKDVGKVIGKNGRIAKSLRAILTAASIKAGRNFSLEIID; translated from the coding sequence ATGGAAGAGCTTATCCGCTATATCGTTACTTCTCTAGTAGATCATCCGGAGGAGATTTCAGTACGTGAAATCGAGGGCGACGAACAAACCGTCCTAGAACTCCGGGTTTCCCCGAAGGATGTGGGGAAAGTGATCGGCAAAAATGGTAGGATCGCCAAGTCCTTAAGAGCGATCTTAACCGCAGCCTCCATCAAAGCCGGAAGAAATTTCTCCTTAGAAATTATTGACTGA
- the rpsP gene encoding 30S ribosomal protein S16 — MVKIRLQRTGAKNNPHYRVVAADSRSPRDGKFIDILGHYHPAEVKSGTVLDKEKILGWLTKGAQPTGTVLNLIKHEGIWAEYKQSLKK, encoded by the coding sequence TTGGTTAAGATCAGACTACAAAGAACCGGAGCCAAAAACAACCCTCACTACCGGGTAGTGGCTGCAGATAGCCGTTCCCCTAGAGACGGTAAATTTATCGATATCCTTGGACACTATCACCCAGCAGAAGTGAAAAGTGGAACCGTTCTGGATAAAGAGAAAATTTTAGGCTGGCTCACTAAAGGTGCTCAACCTACCGGAACCGTTCTGAACCTCATTAAACATGAGGGCATCTGGGCGGAATACAAACAATCTCTGAAGAAGTAA